CAACCTGCCGCACGGCCATGCCCACGACCTTGTCCTGGTCGGCAACGGCGCGTCGGAGATGGAAGACCTGCTGCTCGACGTGCTGAAGACCCAGAACCGCACGATCTCGCCCGATCCGGAGCCCGAGAAGGGCGGCTTCTACCGCTCCGACCACATTTCGCTTTCGCGCGTCGGCGTGCCTATGCTCGATCCGGCGGGGGCGACCGACCTCGTCGTCGGCGGCACCGCGGCGGCGCAGGCGCTGCGCGACGACTACCGCGCCAACCATTATCATCAGCCCTCGGACGAATTTAATCCGAACTGGGACGTCTCCGGCGTGATCGACGACCTGGAGGTGCTCTACACGCTGGGCGACACGCTGGCGAATTCGGACCGTTGGCCGAACTGGTACAAGGACAACGAATTCCGCGCCATCCGCGACAAGAGTTTGGGGAAGTAACCTCGCCCGCTCGCGGGAGAGGTCGAAATTCGCGGAGCGGAGCGAAGCGAATTTCGGGTGAGGGCATGCGGCGGGCCCTCACCCGGCTCGCTCCGCTCGCCGACCTCTCCCGCAGGCGGGAGAGGTTTTCTTCACTCCGTCACGTCCTTCGCCAGCCCCGCGACGCGTCTCGCCGCGTGCTCGATATGCACCAGCCGTCGCTTCAGCACCGACATCCCGTTCGGCTGGTAGAGATCGTCCCGCGGCGTCTTGCTCAGCCGCGGCGGCGCCTTTTCCGCCGGGGCGGAGCCCAGGATCTCCAGCACCCGCCCGCGCATTTCGGCGGTCAGCGCCTCCGCCTGGGGATTTTTGTCCAGCTCGGCGCCGCGCATCGCATACAGCACCTGCATCGACGTCAGATCCGACAGCAGCAGATAATTCGCGGCCAGCAGCGCGTTCAGCCGCCCCAGCAGCGCCTTGCCGGTGTTCGGCTCGTCGGCCAGCCGCCGTACCGCGCCGGACAGCGCCGCCACCGCCTCGAACAGCTTCTTGCGCCCCAGCCGGTAGCTCTGCTCCACCCGCGTGCGTGTCATCGCCTGGACCGCGAAATCGCGGTCGGCCTTCAGCAGCGCGGCGATGGTGCGCGGCAGCTCGTTGCGCTCCCAGGTCGGCAGCAGGAAGCTGAAGACATAGCTCAGCGCCGCGCCGATCAGCGTGTCACCGACCCGCTCGGCCAGCGCGTGATGCGCATAGGGCTGCAGGAAATGCAGCAGCAGCAGCGCCGACACCGAGGCCGAGGCCGCCGTCACGCGATAATTCACCGCCCCGAAGGCATGGCTCACCCCGGTCGCCAGCGCCACGAACACCAGAAGGTACTCGACCGGCACGAAGCCCTGCAGCCCCGCCGCCAGCACGCAGCCCGCCAGCGTGCCGATGATGCGGTCGGCGCGGCGCTGGCGCGTCACGCTGTAATTGGCGCGCATGATCAGCGCGATGGTGAGCAGGATCCAGCTCGCATGCGCGAAGCGCGGAAAGGCCACGGTGAGCGCCAGCCCCGCGGTCATCGCCAGCGCCAGGCGGATGGCATAGCGGAACGCCGGCTTGCCGAAGCCGAGCTGCGCCTTCAGGTGCCCGAAGCCGCGCGGCCCCTGCTGGCGGAACAGGTTGAGGTCGGCATGGGGCTGCGGCGGCTCCTTGGCCCCGATGGCGGCGATGCGCAGCGCCGATTGCGCCAGCTTGTC
Above is a window of Rhizomicrobium sp. DNA encoding:
- a CDS encoding FUSC family membrane protein — translated: MSRLSRTFHPLLYRPHFESGLSVSVGVSLAGLAAGVPLGLAAGIAAATGALCVSIADQPDPLNEKPRVLAAAVAMACLATAATLAAKGSVWGEFVVTAVVALWAGLISAYGKRAVGLGVVTVLAFVLALAAQIDNATEAVAHMTLFAAGAAIYAAYALGVAWVFDSRVRRLLMAEALRSFAGYLRAKAELFEIERDGAAAFAAMIEAHAAAVERMQIARDAIYARTATPWQHRQARALIALLDAFETILSSDADIEILQTSRHRHLMRRLRAMTLALARDSDRLALAPAQVVEIEPHARERDAIAAEIARVAPSAAGDEQELQAIAAFRSTADKLAQSALRIAAIGAKEPPQPHADLNLFRQQGPRGFGHLKAQLGFGKPAFRYAIRLALAMTAGLALTVAFPRFAHASWILLTIALIMRANYSVTRQRRADRIIGTLAGCVLAAGLQGFVPVEYLLVFVALATGVSHAFGAVNYRVTAASASVSALLLLHFLQPYAHHALAERVGDTLIGAALSYVFSFLLPTWERNELPRTIAALLKADRDFAVQAMTRTRVEQSYRLGRKKLFEAVAALSGAVRRLADEPNTGKALLGRLNALLAANYLLLSDLTSMQVLYAMRGAELDKNPQAEALTAEMRGRVLEILGSAPAEKAPPRLSKTPRDDLYQPNGMSVLKRRLVHIEHAARRVAGLAKDVTE